A window of the Synechococcus sp. M16.1 genome harbors these coding sequences:
- a CDS encoding DUF4346 domain-containing protein, with protein sequence MTTTPEAPASTAAAMDALDQRLSQRFIALDPSGYFLIKLDRDAAELVLEHYGNTIDDKGLARDSETGEVLRCDGGNAPRRPSAVYRGSTAKQLGIQLTEGEAPHPVSRLDHALYLGRELQKAEQCLRDGTVYVQD encoded by the coding sequence ATGACCACAACCCCGGAAGCACCGGCATCCACCGCTGCGGCGATGGATGCTCTTGATCAGCGCCTGTCCCAGCGGTTCATCGCTCTGGATCCCAGTGGCTATTTCTTGATCAAACTGGATCGTGATGCGGCCGAATTGGTGCTTGAGCACTACGGCAACACCATCGATGACAAGGGGTTGGCCCGAGATTCCGAGACCGGTGAGGTGTTGCGCTGCGACGGGGGCAATGCTCCTCGGCGCCCTTCAGCGGTTTACCGCGGCAGTACGGCCAAACAGCTGGGCATCCAGCTCACGGAAGGGGAAGCACCACACCCGGTCAGTCGCCTCGACCATGCCCTTTATTTGGGACGGGAGTTGCAGAAGGCTGAGCAGTGCCTGCGTGACGGCACGGTCTATGTGCAGGACTGA
- a CDS encoding shikimate kinase, with amino-acid sequence MADSTPTLKQRLAGRSLYLVGMMGSGKTSTGRPLAERLGYGFVDADAVIEKAAGCSIPDIFDRDGEAGFRSLESQVLSAISQRHSLVVATGGGVVTQPENWGLLHSGIVIWLDVVPDQLLQRLNADSTVRPLLQTADPEAALNALLNERRPLYAEADLTVVINDETPEAVADGILQLVPSLLKDPTQRRTD; translated from the coding sequence ATGGCGGATTCCACCCCCACCCTCAAGCAGCGTCTTGCCGGGCGCAGCCTCTATCTGGTGGGAATGATGGGCAGCGGCAAGACGAGCACGGGCCGCCCCCTGGCCGAACGCCTGGGCTACGGCTTTGTGGATGCCGATGCCGTGATCGAAAAGGCGGCGGGCTGCAGCATCCCGGACATCTTCGATCGGGATGGCGAAGCGGGCTTCCGCAGCCTGGAAAGCCAGGTGCTCAGTGCGATCAGTCAGCGCCACTCGCTGGTGGTGGCCACCGGAGGCGGTGTGGTGACCCAGCCGGAGAACTGGGGATTGCTCCACAGCGGCATCGTGATCTGGCTCGATGTGGTGCCCGATCAGTTGCTGCAGCGGCTGAACGCCGACAGCACTGTGCGCCCGTTGCTGCAAACCGCCGATCCGGAGGCGGCTCTAAACGCGCTGTTGAACGAGCGTCGTCCCCTCTATGCCGAGGCCGATCTGACGGTGGTGATCAACGACGAAACCCCAGAGGCCGTGGCCGACGGAATCCTGCAACTGGTGCCAAGCCTGCTGAAGGATCCGACCCAACGCCGAACCGACTGA
- a CDS encoding dihydrofolate reductase family protein, whose translation MPQRPAPSRPFVRLVLAISLDGRLAPPVGGAAQLGGEGDRRALEQALAWGDACLIGAGTLRAHQCTCLIRSPQLLEQRRSEGRAEQPAAVVVSRSPDFSSTWRFFDQPLQRWLLAPEPVDQGFDRWFPLAPTWPERLKALGAAGIQRLVLLGGAQLSADLLQADCVDALQLTLVPQLLGGRFSWLPCTDVPLPAALAQPGAWQSDGAEDLGDGEWLVRYRRIRSG comes from the coding sequence ATGCCCCAACGCCCCGCCCCATCACGCCCTTTCGTGCGGTTGGTGCTGGCCATCAGCCTTGATGGTCGCTTGGCACCGCCGGTAGGGGGTGCAGCCCAGCTGGGCGGTGAGGGTGACCGTCGCGCCCTGGAGCAGGCGCTCGCCTGGGGGGATGCCTGCTTGATCGGTGCTGGAACCCTGCGGGCCCATCAGTGCACCTGCTTGATCCGCAGCCCTCAGCTGCTTGAGCAACGCCGAAGCGAGGGGCGCGCCGAGCAGCCGGCCGCTGTGGTGGTGAGCCGATCCCCCGACTTCTCAAGCACCTGGCGGTTTTTTGATCAGCCGCTTCAACGTTGGTTGCTGGCTCCTGAACCTGTGGATCAAGGTTTTGATCGTTGGTTCCCTTTGGCCCCAACCTGGCCGGAGCGGCTCAAGGCGCTTGGAGCAGCTGGGATTCAGCGTCTGGTGCTTCTGGGTGGCGCCCAGCTCAGTGCGGATCTGTTGCAAGCCGACTGCGTCGATGCGCTCCAGCTCACCTTGGTGCCCCAGCTCCTGGGAGGCCGCTTCAGTTGGTTGCCTTGCACCGATGTGCCGTTGCCAGCTGCCTTGGCGCAACCGGGTGCTTGGCAGTCCGATGGTGCTGAGGATCTCGGGGACGGTGAGTGGCTTGTTCGCTACCGACGGATTCGATCTGGTTAA
- a CDS encoding 6-carboxytetrahydropterin synthase, whose product MTETKSQARHGQGRGCVITRRACFSASHRYWLPELSADDNAARFGPCALAPGHGHNYELIVSMAGGLDADGMVLNLSEVKHAIRNEVTGQLDFRFLNEAWPEFDVATPEGCLPTTEALVRLIWQRLSPHLPITAMRLYEQPGLWADYLGHPMDAFLTIRTHFAAAHRLARPELSQEENEAIYGKCARPHGHGHNYLVDVTVRGQIDPRTGMVCDLSALQRLVDDLVVEPFDHTFLNKDVPFFEECVPTAENIALHIADRLSSPIKAIGASLHKVRLQESPNNAAEVYAEAPQLEMSPAALDAVAAV is encoded by the coding sequence ATGACTGAAACGAAGTCACAAGCACGGCACGGCCAAGGTCGTGGTTGTGTCATCACCCGGAGGGCCTGTTTCAGTGCCAGCCATCGCTATTGGCTGCCAGAACTGTCTGCCGATGACAATGCCGCCCGTTTCGGGCCCTGCGCTTTGGCTCCTGGCCATGGGCACAACTACGAGTTGATTGTCTCCATGGCTGGTGGTCTGGACGCCGACGGCATGGTGCTCAACCTCTCGGAGGTGAAGCACGCCATCCGCAACGAGGTGACGGGCCAGCTCGATTTCCGCTTCCTCAATGAGGCCTGGCCGGAATTTGACGTTGCCACCCCTGAAGGGTGCCTCCCCACCACCGAGGCCCTGGTGCGGCTGATCTGGCAGCGCCTCAGCCCTCATCTGCCGATCACGGCGATGCGCCTTTACGAACAACCGGGCCTTTGGGCCGACTATCTCGGACATCCCATGGACGCCTTCCTCACCATCCGCACCCACTTCGCCGCCGCTCACCGACTGGCCCGTCCGGAGCTCAGTCAGGAGGAGAACGAAGCGATCTACGGCAAGTGCGCACGTCCCCATGGCCATGGCCACAACTACTTGGTCGACGTGACCGTGCGCGGTCAGATCGATCCCCGCACCGGCATGGTCTGTGACCTGTCTGCCTTGCAGCGCCTCGTGGATGATTTGGTGGTGGAGCCCTTCGACCACACTTTTCTCAACAAGGACGTGCCCTTTTTCGAGGAGTGCGTGCCCACGGCTGAGAACATCGCCCTGCACATCGCTGATCGTCTTTCCAGTCCGATCAAGGCCATCGGCGCCAGCCTGCATAAGGTGCGACTGCAGGAGAGCCCGAATAATGCGGCCGAGGTTTACGCCGAAGCACCGCAACTGGAGATGTCCCCAGCTGCCCTTGATGCCGTGGCTGCCGTCTGA
- the rimO gene encoding 30S ribosomal protein S12 methylthiotransferase RimO: protein MTSTPTKPTVAFAHLGCEKNRVDTEHMVGLLAEAGYGVSTDERDAAVVVVNTCSFIQDAREESVRTLVGLAEQGKELIIAGCLAQHFQEELLESIPEAKAIVGTGDYQHIVDVLQRVEAGERVNQVSAVPTFVGDEHLPRQRTTDQAVAFLKVAEGCDYRCAFCIIPKLRGDQRSRPIESIVAEAHQLAEQGVQELILISQITTNYGLDLYGKPKLAELLRALGDVEIPWIRVHYAYPTGLTQDVLAAYREVPNVVPYLDLPLQHSHPEVLRAMNRPWQADVNDRLLDQIRDQLPDAVLRTTLIVGFPGETEEHFQHLMGFLERQRFDHVGVFTFSPEDGTAAADLPDRVDPEVAQARKDALMALQQPISEERNSRWVGRTVDVLIEQHNPLTGEMIGRCARFAPEVDGEVRVQPGADGQQAAPGSLVPVEITGADIYDLSGRIVGARAMVAAAKRQG from the coding sequence ATGACCAGCACCCCGACGAAACCGACGGTCGCCTTCGCCCACCTGGGCTGCGAGAAGAATCGGGTGGACACCGAACACATGGTGGGGCTGCTGGCGGAAGCGGGCTACGGCGTCAGCACCGATGAACGGGATGCCGCCGTTGTGGTGGTGAACACCTGCAGCTTCATCCAGGACGCCCGCGAAGAATCGGTGCGCACCCTGGTGGGACTGGCGGAACAGGGCAAGGAATTGATCATCGCGGGATGCCTGGCCCAACATTTCCAGGAGGAGTTGCTGGAGTCGATCCCCGAGGCCAAAGCCATCGTGGGAACCGGCGACTACCAGCACATCGTGGATGTGTTGCAGCGGGTGGAAGCGGGGGAGCGGGTGAACCAGGTGAGCGCCGTTCCCACCTTTGTGGGTGACGAACACCTGCCACGCCAACGCACCACCGACCAGGCGGTGGCCTTCCTCAAGGTGGCCGAGGGCTGCGACTACCGCTGCGCCTTCTGCATCATTCCCAAGCTGCGCGGGGATCAGCGCAGTCGGCCGATCGAATCAATCGTGGCTGAAGCCCACCAACTGGCGGAACAGGGGGTGCAGGAGCTGATCCTGATCAGCCAGATCACCACCAACTACGGCCTTGACCTCTACGGCAAACCCAAGCTGGCGGAACTGCTGCGAGCCCTTGGCGACGTGGAGATCCCCTGGATCCGGGTCCACTACGCCTATCCCACCGGGCTGACCCAAGACGTGCTGGCGGCCTACCGGGAGGTGCCCAATGTGGTGCCTTATCTGGATCTGCCTTTGCAGCACAGCCATCCGGAGGTGCTGCGGGCGATGAACCGCCCCTGGCAGGCGGATGTGAACGACCGCCTGCTGGATCAGATCCGCGACCAACTCCCCGATGCGGTGCTGCGCACCACGTTGATCGTGGGGTTCCCCGGCGAAACAGAGGAGCACTTCCAGCACCTGATGGGCTTCCTCGAGCGCCAACGGTTCGATCATGTTGGTGTGTTCACCTTCTCTCCGGAGGACGGCACAGCAGCGGCGGACCTGCCCGATCGCGTCGATCCCGAGGTGGCCCAAGCCCGGAAGGATGCCCTGATGGCTCTGCAACAACCCATTTCGGAGGAACGCAACAGCCGCTGGGTGGGGCGCACTGTTGACGTGCTGATCGAACAGCACAACCCGCTAACCGGCGAGATGATCGGGCGCTGCGCCCGCTTTGCGCCCGAAGTGGATGGTGAAGTGCGGGTGCAACCCGGCGCCGATGGTCAACAGGCCGCGCCGGGCAGCCTGGTGCCGGTGGAGATCACCGGGGCTGACATCTACGACCTCAGCGGGAGGATTGTTGGTGCCCGCGCCATGGTGGCCGCAGCGAAACGCCAGGGTTGA
- a CDS encoding GNAT family N-acetyltransferase — MTSLTARWHRSINEIPEQQWNSLVGDAAIPFYRWSWLEALESSGSIIPEQGWQPLHLALWRDDIPIAVAPLFLKGHSYGEFVFDQTFARLAADLGLRYYPKLLGMSPVSPVLGYRFHVRSGEDEALLTRELLRAIDRFCEQNGILSCNFLYVDPQWRPLAEAAGCASWLNQQSLWSRGDDQTFEDYLKGFNANQRRNIKRERKAVAKAGITVTPLSGDQLDLPLLQSMHRFYEQHCARWGPWGSKYLEEGFFEALARLHRDQLVLFSAHRGDPRDPVAMSMCVQDGRQLWGRYWGSHEEIDCLHFEVCYYAPIEWALANGIVSFDPGAGGSHKRRRGFVARPHASLHRWYQPQMDQLIRAWLPKVNGLMLEEIEAINAELPFKAEPPALAL; from the coding sequence ATGACGTCACTCACGGCCCGCTGGCATCGCTCCATCAATGAAATCCCGGAGCAGCAGTGGAACAGCCTGGTTGGAGACGCTGCGATCCCCTTCTACCGCTGGAGTTGGCTGGAGGCCTTGGAAAGCTCCGGAAGCATCATTCCCGAGCAGGGCTGGCAGCCCCTGCATCTGGCCCTCTGGCGTGATGACATCCCGATTGCGGTGGCTCCACTGTTCCTCAAGGGCCACAGCTATGGCGAGTTCGTGTTCGACCAAACCTTTGCCCGTCTGGCGGCGGATCTGGGGCTGCGCTATTACCCCAAGCTCCTGGGCATGAGTCCGGTGAGCCCAGTGCTGGGCTACCGCTTCCATGTGCGATCTGGAGAAGATGAAGCTCTGCTCACCCGGGAGTTGCTGCGGGCGATCGATCGCTTCTGCGAACAGAACGGGATCCTCAGCTGCAATTTCCTCTACGTGGATCCGCAGTGGCGGCCCCTGGCGGAGGCCGCCGGCTGTGCCTCCTGGCTGAACCAGCAGAGCCTGTGGAGCCGCGGCGACGACCAGACGTTTGAGGATTACCTCAAGGGCTTCAATGCCAACCAGCGCCGCAACATCAAGCGGGAACGCAAGGCCGTGGCCAAAGCCGGGATCACCGTGACACCCCTCAGCGGCGATCAGCTGGATCTGCCGCTGTTGCAATCCATGCATCGTTTCTACGAGCAGCACTGCGCGCGCTGGGGACCGTGGGGCAGCAAGTACCTGGAAGAGGGCTTTTTTGAAGCGTTGGCACGGCTGCACCGCGATCAGCTGGTGCTTTTTTCTGCCCACCGAGGTGACCCGCGCGATCCGGTGGCCATGTCGATGTGCGTTCAGGACGGTCGACAGCTCTGGGGCCGCTACTGGGGCAGCCACGAGGAGATCGATTGTCTTCACTTCGAAGTCTGTTATTACGCTCCGATCGAATGGGCTTTGGCCAACGGCATCGTCAGCTTTGACCCCGGAGCCGGTGGCAGCCACAAACGCCGGCGAGGCTTTGTGGCCCGTCCCCACGCCAGCCTGCACCGCTGGTATCAGCCCCAGATGGATCAGTTGATCCGTGCCTGGTTGCCCAAGGTGAATGGCTTGATGCTTGAGGAGATCGAGGCGATCAATGCGGAGCTGCCCTTCAAAGCAGAACCTCCGGCCTTGGCTTTGTAG
- a CDS encoding vitamin K epoxide reductase family protein has translation MGTTRLVSRRRQDSGAKWARIAMAVLATAGLIDTGSITLKRWGLLGNLTCPMGADGCDKVLNSAWGTVFAGIPLSLVGVLAYGAVLLMALLPLLPGLQENKGDLSRRTWWGLFTVSLGMAVFSGVLLGVMLLKIQAFCFFCVLSAALSLTLFVLSIVGGGWDDFGQLLFRGVLLALAVLLGGLIWASVVDPNRPDAVASGSGVAPVVTTESTSASIALAEHLTSSGAVMYSAYWCPHCHEQKELFGKQASDQLNVVECAPDGENNQADLCRSKGLEGFPSWEINGSIDSGVKGLDTLAELSGYKGDTDF, from the coding sequence ATGGGCACCACCCGTCTCGTCAGCCGTCGCCGTCAGGATTCCGGCGCTAAGTGGGCCCGCATCGCCATGGCGGTGCTGGCCACCGCTGGGCTGATCGACACCGGTTCGATCACCCTGAAGCGCTGGGGTCTGCTCGGCAACCTCACCTGTCCGATGGGGGCCGACGGTTGCGACAAGGTGCTGAACAGCGCCTGGGGCACGGTGTTCGCCGGGATTCCGCTCTCGTTGGTGGGGGTGCTGGCCTATGGCGCTGTGCTGCTGATGGCGCTGCTGCCCCTGTTGCCAGGGCTGCAAGAGAACAAGGGTGACTTGTCCCGTCGCACCTGGTGGGGGCTGTTCACCGTGTCCCTCGGTATGGCCGTCTTCAGCGGTGTGCTGTTGGGGGTGATGCTGCTCAAGATCCAGGCCTTCTGCTTCTTCTGCGTTCTTTCGGCTGCGCTCTCCCTCACCCTGTTTGTGCTGTCCATCGTTGGTGGTGGTTGGGACGACTTCGGTCAGCTGCTGTTCCGCGGCGTGCTTCTGGCCCTGGCGGTGCTGCTGGGGGGCCTGATCTGGGCATCGGTGGTGGATCCAAACCGGCCCGACGCTGTGGCCAGCGGATCCGGCGTTGCACCCGTCGTCACCACTGAGAGCACGTCCGCTTCGATCGCCTTGGCTGAGCACCTCACCAGCAGCGGCGCCGTGATGTATTCCGCCTACTGGTGCCCCCACTGCCACGAACAGAAGGAGCTGTTCGGCAAGCAGGCCTCGGACCAGCTGAACGTGGTGGAGTGTGCGCCAGACGGTGAGAACAACCAGGCCGATCTCTGCCGCAGCAAGGGATTGGAGGGTTTCCCCAGCTGGGAGATCAACGGCAGCATCGATTCCGGAGTGAAAGGGCTCGACACGCTTGCGGAACTCAGTGGCTACAAGGGCGACACCGACTTCTGA
- a CDS encoding MFS transporter: MTLLKLRAEQQRQLFLIASGVSTAGSFAGITAKGWILMKGGVDPFVLALNFAALSLPSLLVSGPAGVRTDRVGCERVLVQAQWALLTASGLGALAIPLLEGTVQVLLLLCSTLLVGIAGAYELTARNKYCSILVEQPEQLAGYLTSFSVVFNVGKLVGPPIGGLLLAATGPAWALGIDAASYLLPIASVMFLLNPNRDQEVRSSSGQDASLLNAWHHCGGTLQGVLSFTAVLCLIGFYHPGLAPLIAFDQLGPNPTDLGLFTSVLAGGSIVGGLVLQRNSQRFCRRPFLTLGGFGLITAVAQLGMARTPGPVFSLAMAFLIGAGTAGLLSSCNLISQIGSPQVMRGRMAGLSQIAFLGGGGLSGLIVALMVMFTNLSTAFAVTGGLSAAVAVLWIRKRGGKTLEPLR; this comes from the coding sequence TTGACCCTTCTCAAACTGCGGGCCGAGCAGCAACGCCAGCTTTTTCTGATCGCCTCCGGCGTGAGCACGGCTGGGTCCTTCGCCGGCATCACCGCCAAGGGCTGGATTCTGATGAAAGGGGGCGTGGACCCCTTCGTGCTGGCGTTGAACTTTGCCGCTCTTTCACTTCCAAGCTTGCTGGTGAGTGGTCCAGCGGGGGTGCGCACCGACCGGGTGGGCTGTGAACGGGTGCTGGTGCAGGCGCAATGGGCACTGCTGACTGCCTCTGGACTGGGGGCCCTGGCGATTCCCCTGTTGGAGGGCACAGTCCAGGTGCTGCTGCTGCTCTGCAGCACCCTTTTGGTGGGCATCGCCGGCGCCTATGAGTTAACGGCGCGCAACAAGTACTGCTCGATCCTGGTGGAGCAGCCGGAACAGCTGGCGGGCTACCTCACCAGCTTTTCGGTGGTCTTCAACGTGGGCAAGCTGGTCGGCCCCCCGATCGGCGGGTTGTTGCTGGCGGCCACTGGCCCGGCCTGGGCCCTGGGCATTGATGCGGCCAGCTACCTGCTGCCAATCGCCAGTGTGATGTTCTTGCTCAACCCGAATCGGGATCAGGAAGTGCGCAGCAGCAGCGGGCAAGACGCCAGCCTGCTCAACGCCTGGCACCACTGCGGTGGCACCCTTCAAGGGGTGCTCAGCTTCACCGCTGTGCTGTGTCTGATCGGGTTCTATCACCCGGGACTGGCCCCGTTGATCGCCTTCGATCAACTGGGACCCAATCCCACGGATCTGGGGCTGTTCACCAGCGTGCTGGCGGGCGGGAGCATCGTGGGCGGGCTGGTGCTGCAACGCAACAGCCAACGTTTCTGCCGGCGCCCTTTCCTCACTCTCGGGGGGTTTGGCTTGATTACCGCCGTGGCCCAGCTGGGAATGGCCCGTACTCCAGGGCCTGTGTTCAGTCTGGCCATGGCCTTTCTGATCGGAGCCGGCACAGCCGGGCTGCTGAGCAGCTGCAACCTGATCAGTCAGATCGGATCACCGCAGGTGATGCGAGGCCGAATGGCTGGGCTCAGCCAGATCGCCTTCCTCGGCGGTGGCGGGCTCAGTGGATTGATCGTTGCCCTGATGGTGATGTTCACCAATCTCTCCACGGCTTTCGCCGTTACCGGTGGCCTCAGCGCTGCTGTGGCTGTGCTCTGGATACGAAAGAGAGGGGGGAAGACGTTGGAACCGCTCAGATGA
- the nadB gene encoding L-aspartate oxidase, which produces MAQPRSSDRIPSGPWDVVVIGAGAAGLMTCLDLPPEFKVLLLNRNTGRRSSSRWAQGGIAAVTRKEDSADSHAEDTVLAGAGLCDGDAVRLLVQEAPHCVERLEQLGMAFDRDQDGLATTLEAAHSHRRVLHVQDRTGRALVDVLRDRVEQRPGLLHRRGVRVTQLLVRDGRCCGVQVLDGAHLHGIEARAVVLASGGGGHLYANTTNPAQACGEGIALAWQAGADVEDLEFVQFHPTAIRLDDAPCFLISEAVRGEGGVLVDALGGSPVAHLPQRDLSPRDQVSRALMQAMQRQQVKQMWLDFAAIPREQAERRFPTILDRCDELGLNPLERPIPVAPAAHYWMGGVATDLQAATTLPGLYAVGEVACTGLHGANRLASNSLMECLVFAHRLQEIELGPVPAALASDKTQPLALDLDGCSSSQLIDAIEQLRQLCWRRAGVERSAAGLRQAIGKVKADEQHLEQQALLQALLRQDPCAPRLLAENSRRDLNLLLDLHHRLLTSRLMLEACLFRGESRGGHYRSDAPAPLPQWRQHSRQQRQRGIVTRAVRD; this is translated from the coding sequence ATGGCCCAGCCCCGCAGCTCTGATCGCATCCCATCAGGTCCCTGGGACGTGGTGGTGATCGGTGCCGGGGCTGCTGGCTTGATGACCTGCCTCGATCTGCCGCCGGAGTTCAAGGTGTTGCTGCTCAACCGCAACACGGGACGGCGTTCTTCCAGCCGCTGGGCTCAGGGGGGCATCGCCGCGGTGACCCGCAAGGAAGACAGCGCCGACAGCCATGCGGAGGACACCGTTCTGGCTGGAGCCGGCCTTTGCGATGGCGATGCGGTGCGGCTGTTGGTGCAGGAAGCACCCCATTGCGTGGAGCGCCTGGAGCAGCTGGGCATGGCCTTCGACCGGGATCAGGACGGTCTGGCCACCACCCTGGAAGCAGCCCACAGCCACAGGCGGGTGCTGCATGTGCAGGACCGCACAGGGCGAGCCCTAGTGGATGTGCTGCGGGATCGTGTTGAGCAACGGCCAGGATTGCTGCATCGCCGCGGCGTGCGCGTGACGCAACTGCTGGTGCGCGATGGGCGCTGTTGCGGTGTGCAGGTGCTGGATGGGGCCCATCTTCACGGGATCGAAGCCCGCGCCGTGGTGTTGGCCAGCGGCGGTGGTGGTCATCTGTATGCCAACACCACCAACCCAGCCCAGGCCTGTGGCGAAGGCATCGCCCTCGCCTGGCAGGCGGGCGCAGACGTGGAAGATCTGGAATTCGTTCAGTTCCATCCAACGGCCATCCGCCTGGATGACGCCCCCTGCTTTCTGATCTCCGAAGCCGTTCGCGGAGAGGGCGGCGTGCTGGTGGATGCCCTGGGGGGCAGCCCTGTGGCCCACCTGCCCCAACGCGACCTCTCACCGCGGGACCAGGTGAGCCGAGCCTTGATGCAGGCCATGCAGCGGCAGCAGGTGAAGCAGATGTGGCTCGACTTCGCCGCCATCCCGCGGGAGCAAGCGGAACGACGCTTCCCAACGATCCTCGACCGCTGCGACGAACTCGGACTGAATCCATTGGAACGGCCCATCCCCGTGGCCCCAGCCGCCCACTACTGGATGGGAGGGGTGGCCACGGACCTGCAGGCCGCCACCACACTGCCGGGGCTCTATGCCGTTGGAGAAGTGGCCTGCACAGGCCTGCACGGCGCCAACCGACTGGCCAGCAACTCCCTGATGGAGTGCCTGGTGTTCGCCCATCGCCTCCAAGAGATCGAGCTCGGCCCCGTCCCAGCGGCCCTCGCCAGCGACAAAACGCAGCCGCTTGCCTTGGACCTCGACGGCTGCAGCAGTTCGCAATTGATCGACGCCATCGAGCAGCTGCGGCAGCTCTGCTGGCGACGGGCGGGGGTGGAACGATCCGCCGCTGGACTGCGCCAGGCCATCGGCAAAGTGAAAGCCGACGAACAACATCTGGAGCAGCAGGCACTGCTCCAGGCCCTGCTACGGCAAGACCCCTGTGCCCCCAGGCTGTTGGCTGAAAACAGCCGGCGCGATCTGAACCTGTTGCTGGATCTCCACCACAGGTTGCTGACCAGCCGGCTGATGCTGGAGGCCTGCCTGTTTCGCGGAGAAAGCCGGGGAGGCCACTACCGCAGCGATGCTCCTGCGCCGCTACCGCAATGGAGGCAGCATTCCCGGCAACAACGGCAACGGGGCATCGTCACCCGTGCCGTCCGGGACTGA
- a CDS encoding DUF6816 family protein, which produces MERRLWMLLISLTILLSGGPAWAQTGLEQRLNSWPDWSLPAPLPRPSNPDDLIYPDWFAGLWQVESIDLDAPDDPPLLHQARFQADRRGRLVGDRSFNATAIGRALLGEQLLKVEEDPDSANRQIARLKGDLYLETTVTGRRQESPSTDTFLADELVLQILHAPGPPRLSRIETLSRYNRCGKDICAEQWQGRYASPGESLRDQAIAQHHYRLRFTPLPGSAPSI; this is translated from the coding sequence ATGGAACGGCGGTTGTGGATGCTGCTGATCAGCCTCACCATCCTGCTCAGTGGCGGCCCCGCCTGGGCCCAGACAGGTCTTGAGCAGCGGTTGAACAGTTGGCCCGACTGGAGCCTGCCGGCACCGTTGCCGCGGCCCTCAAATCCGGACGACCTGATTTACCCCGACTGGTTTGCCGGGCTTTGGCAGGTGGAGAGCATTGATCTCGATGCCCCAGACGATCCACCGCTGCTGCATCAAGCACGGTTTCAAGCCGACCGGCGCGGTCGACTTGTCGGCGATCGCAGCTTCAACGCCACAGCCATCGGTCGTGCCCTGCTTGGCGAGCAACTGCTGAAGGTGGAAGAAGACCCCGACTCCGCCAACCGCCAGATTGCCCGACTCAAGGGAGATCTCTATCTCGAGACCACGGTGACGGGCCGCCGCCAGGAGAGCCCGAGCACCGACACCTTCCTGGCCGATGAATTGGTGCTGCAGATCCTGCATGCGCCCGGACCGCCGCGGCTGAGCCGGATCGAAACCCTGAGCCGCTACAACCGCTGCGGCAAGGACATCTGCGCCGAGCAATGGCAAGGGCGCTACGCCTCGCCGGGCGAGAGCCTGCGGGATCAGGCCATCGCCCAGCACCACTACCGATTGCGCTTCACACCTCTTCCAGGGTCCGCTCCATCAATTTGA
- a CDS encoding DUF4070 domain-containing protein: MRTLFVYPEFPKTFWSYEKILELVNRKVLLPPLGLVIVAALLPQEWEMKLVDLKALSIVVWRHGIKRNTRTRFWRYLLGMARNNPALLEQFLSVLAHNEHFLEYRSIVQKEIREQLESLPPEEPTAAKELEPA; encoded by the coding sequence ATGCGCACGCTTTTCGTTTATCCCGAGTTCCCGAAGACCTTCTGGAGTTACGAAAAGATTCTCGAGTTGGTGAATCGCAAAGTCCTGCTTCCCCCCCTGGGGTTGGTCATCGTGGCAGCACTTCTCCCTCAGGAATGGGAGATGAAGCTGGTGGACCTCAAGGCGCTGAGCATCGTGGTGTGGCGGCATGGCATCAAGCGCAACACCCGCACCCGTTTCTGGCGTTACCTGCTCGGCATGGCACGCAACAATCCTGCCCTGCTTGAACAGTTCCTATCGGTGCTGGCCCACAACGAGCACTTCCTCGAATACCGCTCGATCGTTCAGAAGGAAATCCGCGAGCAGCTGGAATCACTGCCCCCAGAAGAACCCACAGCAGCCAAAGAACTGGAGCCGGCCTGA
- a CDS encoding chlororespiratory reduction protein 7 has product MSDPLIRALDDYVVLEPGKPEQLLSAADTLTWLSGWLRSLDQLPADLADQPDVDAAAQRLIDTACDLEISPGVTLQWFAVRLEPPTA; this is encoded by the coding sequence ATGTCTGATCCCCTGATCCGTGCCCTTGATGACTATGTGGTGCTGGAGCCCGGCAAGCCGGAGCAGCTGCTCAGCGCTGCCGACACGTTGACATGGCTGAGCGGTTGGTTGCGCAGCCTCGATCAGTTGCCGGCCGATCTGGCAGATCAACCGGATGTCGATGCAGCGGCGCAGCGGTTGATCGATACGGCCTGTGATCTGGAGATCAGCCCCGGGGTGACCTTGCAGTGGTTTGCGGTGCGGTTGGAGCCGCCCACCGCTTGA